In Selenomonas sp. TAMA-11512, a genomic segment contains:
- the aroB gene encoding 3-dehydroquinate synthase — protein sequence MRKVRVNLGEKSYDIVISRDLLGELTKFVAGKKYSRQALVVSDTNVAPLFGAAVLEALRAGGLEPMLAEIPAGEASKSFAAAEDLYTKAIELGLDRKSPVFALGGGVVGDLTGYIAATYMRGVPFVQIPTSLLAQVDSSVGGKVAINHPLGKNLIGAFYQPDAVFCDMTMLEKLPKREISTGLGEIIKYGIIWDEELFTYLEQHAEEVLRGNIESYVYMVTRSCEIKAEVVSKDEREGGLRRILNYGHTIGHTIEKETNYTTYNHGEAVAIGSIGAALISRSIGLVGNDFVDRLYHLTKSLQLPTSAAGVSVEAMYGDIFHDKKTIGGKVAWVLTEGLGKTVIRDDVPETVIKHAMQACTR from the coding sequence TTGCGTAAAGTGCGAGTAAATCTTGGAGAGAAGAGCTACGATATTGTCATTTCCCGAGACCTTTTAGGGGAGCTCACGAAGTTTGTAGCGGGAAAAAAATATTCAAGACAAGCACTTGTCGTATCCGATACGAATGTAGCGCCTCTCTTTGGAGCAGCGGTCTTAGAGGCACTGCGGGCCGGCGGATTGGAGCCCATGCTGGCGGAGATACCGGCGGGAGAGGCATCGAAGTCCTTTGCCGCGGCGGAAGACCTGTATACGAAAGCCATCGAGCTGGGGCTGGATCGAAAATCTCCTGTCTTCGCGCTGGGCGGCGGCGTTGTCGGTGATCTCACGGGGTATATTGCAGCGACCTATATGCGTGGCGTCCCCTTTGTTCAAATTCCGACATCCTTGCTGGCGCAAGTTGATTCCTCGGTAGGCGGTAAGGTGGCGATCAACCATCCGCTCGGAAAGAACCTCATCGGCGCATTCTACCAGCCGGACGCTGTTTTTTGCGATATGACCATGCTGGAAAAGCTTCCTAAGCGAGAGATCAGCACGGGGCTTGGTGAGATCATCAAGTATGGCATCATCTGGGATGAAGAGCTCTTCACCTACCTTGAACAGCATGCGGAAGAAGTGCTGCGGGGCAATATTGAAAGCTATGTCTATATGGTGACTCGTTCCTGTGAAATCAAGGCGGAAGTCGTATCGAAGGACGAAAGAGAAGGCGGACTTCGCCGCATCTTGAACTACGGACATACCATCGGGCACACGATAGAAAAAGAGACCAACTACACGACCTATAATCACGGAGAAGCCGTGGCAATCGGTTCAATCGGTGCAGCGCTCATCAGTCGCTCCATAGGTCTGGTAGGGAATGACTTTGTTGACCGCCTATATCATCTGACAAAGTCACTGCAGTTGCCGACAAGTGCCGCGGGCGTTTCTGTTGAAGCGATGTACGGCGATATATTCCACGATAAAAAGACAATTGGAGGAAAAGTCGCCTGGGTGCTTACGGAAGGCTTAGGTAAGACTGTCATTCGAGATGACGTGCCGGAGACGGTTATAAAGCATGCTATGCAGGCGTGTACTCGATGA
- a CDS encoding shikimate kinase gives MKNIYLIGFMGTGKTTTGKLLAEKMGVSFVDLDIEIEKEAGLRIPEIFEKHGEPYFRSLEKKMTRRMSERANLIVATGGGTIKDAENRTVLRASGTVIALMADADTVLERTLTKGARPVLDAADEGNRKKAIEDLIAERKAFYEDADFTIDTANRTPLQVVDEILAKIKRY, from the coding sequence ATGAAGAATATCTATCTGATCGGCTTTATGGGGACGGGAAAGACCACGACAGGAAAGTTACTTGCTGAAAAAATGGGAGTTTCATTCGTGGATCTCGATATAGAAATTGAAAAAGAAGCGGGGCTTCGTATTCCGGAAATATTTGAAAAGCACGGAGAGCCGTATTTTCGTTCCCTGGAAAAAAAGATGACAAGACGGATGTCTGAACGGGCAAATCTTATTGTTGCCACCGGGGGAGGAACCATCAAGGATGCCGAAAATCGGACAGTGCTTCGGGCAAGCGGTACGGTTATTGCACTGATGGCAGACGCGGATACCGTTTTGGAGAGAACCCTCACAAAAGGGGCGCGCCCTGTCCTTGACGCAGCGGATGAAGGGAATCGGAAAAAAGCGATTGAAGATTTAATCGCTGAGAGAAAAGCGTTTTACGAGGACGCCGATTTTACTATTGATACCGCAAATCGGACGCCGCTGCAAGTCGTAGATGAGATTTTAGCGAAGATAAAGAGATACTAG